In one Candidatus Dormiibacterota bacterium genomic region, the following are encoded:
- a CDS encoding DUF72 domain-containing protein, whose product MIYIGTCGFAYRDWIGSFYPPKTKPDEMLGYYARRFTAVEIDATYYGVLDRRSVQRMDARTPDGFRFSFKAPKSLTHAPGAAEAPSDELTRFIESLAPVAASGKLASVLLQFPPAFLPTPRNHDYLKRVAAWLRGVPLVAEFREAAWQTGETLALLRALHVGWCNLDMPSLESLLAPSTDATSPVGYVRFHGRNAERWLTGDRITRYAYAYSREELEPWRERLLAIAAHTQATYAFFNNHARGGAARDAATLESLLEARCPGEDNVLARAPGGNPEQRALPGFS is encoded by the coding sequence GTGATCTATATCGGGACGTGCGGGTTTGCTTATCGCGACTGGATCGGTTCGTTCTACCCGCCCAAGACCAAGCCCGACGAAATGCTGGGCTACTACGCCCGGCGTTTCACCGCCGTCGAGATCGACGCCACGTACTACGGCGTTCTCGACCGGCGTTCCGTGCAGCGCATGGACGCGCGGACGCCCGACGGCTTTCGATTCAGCTTCAAGGCTCCTAAAAGCCTCACGCACGCCCCCGGCGCGGCCGAGGCGCCGAGCGACGAACTGACGCGATTTATCGAGAGCCTAGCCCCGGTCGCGGCTTCCGGAAAACTCGCGAGCGTGCTGCTGCAATTTCCGCCGGCGTTTCTACCGACCCCGCGAAACCACGACTATCTCAAACGCGTGGCCGCCTGGTTGCGCGGCGTGCCGCTCGTGGCGGAATTTCGCGAAGCGGCGTGGCAGACCGGCGAAACGCTGGCGTTGTTGCGCGCGCTGCACGTCGGTTGGTGTAATCTCGATATGCCCTCGCTGGAATCGTTGCTAGCGCCCTCGACCGATGCGACCTCGCCGGTCGGGTACGTGCGGTTTCACGGCCGCAACGCCGAACGGTGGTTGACCGGCGATCGAATCACCCGTTACGCGTACGCCTATAGCCGCGAAGAACTCGAACCGTGGCGGGAGCGCCTTCTCGCCATCGCCGCGCACACGCAAGCGACGTATGCGTTTTTCAACAATCATGCGCGTGGAGGTGCGGCGCGCGATGCTGCGACACTCGAGAGCCTGCTCGAAGCCCGGTGCCCGGGCGAGGATAACGTGCTTGCCCGCGCTCCGGGAGGGAACCCCGAACAGCGCGCGCTACCCGGCTTCTCATGA